AAACGAGCGGAGCGGACAGGGTGCGACGGTAAAACCAAAATGACGACTAGTATAAAACAGAAATCTGACCAATTCAAGCAGTCAGCCAAAGTACTGAGGTGGTAACTGAGAGGAAGCAGCATACGCTTGGATCTAAGTTGCAGCTCTCTGGAAAGTCTCTTAGACACTAAAGCTTTCTTCTCTCTTGTTGCTTTCGGGTCACCCACTTCATCCTCTACCACCAGTAGATTTCTCATTCTCGCTCATGTTATTTCGTTTTAAAAGTGCTATTTTCAAAAGTGTATCTGCAAACTTCTGTCCACTTCTTCTTTGCCTACAGGCTGTGGAACCgcttaaccacacacacaagtaccCTGCCCTTCAATTTTAGGTCCTGCAGGAAAAaggatcatgttttttttttttttcacgtcAAGAGATTCCCCTGCCTCAGATACCCTGAGATCAAAAtgaggaaaaagaaaatcttcCAGAAATGCAGACTGGCTTTAAGTTCAGTGttaataatttataatatacCAAATCTGAACTCCCCTCCCAAATGCGAACCTACCCCATTTAACTGCAAAAAtgaccactccctccctccctccctctctcaccttaCAAATTCACACTGCCGTATTATAGAGTGATTTCAAAGTGAAAGGTAGGGAGATTACTTGTTTCTAACTCCGCTCAATTGGATGCTCTTGCTTAGCGATAATTACAAAAGAAAAGCCAAATGAGATGTTTTCTGTGCAGTGCCAGTGAGGCCAGTGAAAGCCTTCACTCCGTGCGTGGTCAGcgtgtgtcggggggggggtgCCCTTCTCACCTCCCAATCCTGGTGAGCTGCGGTAACATGCCGGTTTTCCCTCCGTTTGTCACGGTGTACAGAAACCCCCGCCCGGCCAAATAGCTGACACATAACGCACGAAGCCGTTGTTCAGAAGGAACACCGGAAGTGGCTGAAGCTCTCCAAGGATCGGGTTCAGGAATGGATGCCCCTCCTTGCAGGTGAGTAAGAAGTTGGTCTTAACCGCAGATCTATGGTCAGATCAACAAGCCCTAATCCACACTGTAgcaatacatacataaaatgtCAATCTGATCAGGGATCAGTGGTTGAAGACAATCACCTCCAGGAGGGGTGAGGTATTGTCTGAATAGGTCAGATCTAAGGTCAGTTCTGAGGTTTCTCCCAGTGAGGTCATGATTGGGGTAAGGTAAATGGCCCTGAACATGCCTAAGAGAAGAGTCGCCCAGGCATCAAGGTCAGACCGGCAATGCGAAATGCTAGCGCGGCAAAGCTGAGGTAACCTGGTTTGTCACCACCGAGAGGCGCCTATCAACGCCAGAACGAAAGGGTAGtgcaaaagaaagagaaaacaaaaaaataaataaaacagtactgtagaacaaaaaaaacaaatctgaacTAGCATAAAGTTAGCAGTGGTCCACTGAAACTCACAAACATGCATCCCTGATTGACTATTTCGTGTGTCATTTACCATAGAAAGTACGGGGTCAATGTTGCTTTCGTCCACTTCTAAACAATAGAGGAATATCGAAGGTTTGTTAAAGCAAAATGGCGACCTGGCAATAGAGAGACAGGTGTTTGGTTCAGCTTCCTGGAGAGCTTCCCGTGGAACGATTAGTTTTAGAGTTGTTTAAAATCATAATAGTTCATTGTAtgatggggtggggggtcaaGGACCTTAAAAGTTTGATCCAAAGGGGTTCATTTTTGCCCACCCCGCCCCTAATATTTACCTAAATTGGGTTATTCCACTGCCCAGATTGCATTTTAATCCAATGCTGGCCAGTGTATCAAGTTCTGCAATTAGGTATTGGTGGTTTGGGGGGAATAATCAACATGCTGTACAAAATGTTGCCGATAATTGTCACATCACTTATGGCTTTTGCCGCATTTGTTTGGCTGCTTGATATAAAAGCTAAACAAATGCCTTGTGCAGCGTCAAAGTGACCGCCGCGAAACCAGCCGGTCGGTTTAGGTTTAGTTCTCCAGTTGGTTTAAGAATCCTCCTCATATTCCTGCGTTTGTGCTCACCCAGAAACTGCAAATGTATATTGGCACAAATAAATCTCCATTTCTTTCCAATTACTTAGTCTCAACGTTAAGATTTTTTTCTCTAAGAAGGAGTGGACGGAGGTTTTGTTGTGTTCGTCATTTCTCAATTAATTCTCAAATTCTACTTTTATTCTTTGCTCGTCGTTTAGCTCGCAGGGCCCCGGCGGCGCGTCGTCTCTCGGCGTGGCGGTTGGCGTAGTCTCCGATTCGGCGGCGGAATCCTGCCCTTCCGTCCGCATCGTCAGCTTGAGCTTCTTCTTGGGAGGGTTCTTCAGCGTGCCCAGGCGCTCCTTCACCTTGTACTCCAGGGTGCTGTGAGGAATGCCGTAGATGTTCTGGGCCTTGGAGACGCTCATCTTCCCGTTCATGACGACGGCGATGGCCTCCTCCAAAATCTCACTATTGTACTGGCGGTAGCGCCCCCTCTTCTTCCTGGGCTGCTTGGAGCCCGGGTCACCCTCGGTGTCTGAGGAGGCGTACGGCTGCCCGGAGGTCCCCTGGTCCAAGTCGGAGTTCCAGTAGTCGGCAGACCCGTCTAAAAAACTCCCCAGGCTACCACCGCCGGTGCGCCGGTTCTGCTTGGGCAGGATGGCCCTCAGCTTCCGGTTCAGTGCGTTTTCTGCCCCGCCGGGACCCATCACCACAGCGCCGTAGCTGTACACGTCGGAGGCGTGGGGGTCCCAGGACAGATCCATGCCGCGCACCTGGGGGATCTTCAGGTCCACGGGGGGGGTGCTGTGGCCTCCAGGCTCCCTCTTCACCACCACCTCGGGGTGGCTGTGCTGGTGGTGGCTCTTGGCCTTGGCGTtgccatggtggtggtggtgatggtggtggtgcgGGCCACCCCCGGAGGGGCTCCGGGAGGAGAAGGCCCCGCGGTGGCTGTGGTTCTCCAGGAACAGAGGCAGGTCTTTGAGGTCTGAGAAGGCGGCGCTGGCTTGCTTCAGCTTCAGCAGGCTGTCCAGGCGGTGGGCTTTGCCGCCAGAGGACCCCCAGGAGGAGCCGTCCCGCGCCAGGAGTGGGTGGGACTGCCCGTGGTTGCCGTGGTTCCTTTGGTTCAGGAACCCTGACGACTCTAGGCCGGCCAACGAGAGAGCAGGAGGCTGGCCGTGGAGGCGGTGCTTCTGGCTGAGGAGCTCCTCCTTGACGGACAGCGAATGGGCCAGCGGAGGCTTGGGGTGGGCGGAGCCGATGTGGCTATCCATCAGCCCATTCTGTGGGTTTCTCGGCAGCAGGACATCATCGTCCTCCACGTCCTGGAAGGCGTGGTCAACTCTCAGGGAGCGCCTGATTGGAGCAAAAATAAGAGGAGTGTTATCTGGAAAGAAGTCTAATGATATGATTTTgataaaagtaaattttttataaaatttacaccactactactacaaaaGCTTGCGTTTATAAGAATATTACTTGGATTGAGGTGGATCTTTATTACATAAATTCCATGTGTCATAGCAGAGCTTTTCTATTTCAGTACTATTTTGCTGTAAACATGCAATTTCATGTCAAAATGAGTTATTTTCCAAAGACTTGATAATTATCTGATCACCAGATAGCATATAGATACAAATAACTATTTATATATTCACTTTGTCCTACCagttataaaatgtaatattataacTGAAGTGATAGGATTCCAAGTCTGGGTATCACACTAGAGATGAAAACCCTttcaagaaaatattttgtctgttttgcaATTAGCTATTAATAGTAATTAATTTCAGACATAGCAGCTGACATCAAACTGATTATAACTTGTTAGCGG
Above is a window of Esox lucius isolate fEsoLuc1 chromosome 9, fEsoLuc1.pri, whole genome shotgun sequence DNA encoding:
- the lcor gene encoding ligand-dependent corepressor isoform X3, whose amino-acid sequence is MQRMIRQFAAEYTSKTSSSQDTPRHPEHARHPQPNGVKDQSLLLPRAASLTPAPAAPLALPGASSPPSPTPGPGLSPDYATAPDAGNGAAASAQNPVLSKLLMADQDSPLDLSVRRPDATETRTEDGVLDLSTKKVPGALGTVLTNSRSYTTSPAVKGRSLRVDHAFQDVEDDDVLLPRNPQNGLMDSHIGSAHPKPPLAHSLSVKEELLSQKHRLHGQPPALSLAGLESSGFLNQRNHGNHGQSHPLLARDGSSWGSSGGKAHRLDSLLKLKQASAAFSDLKDLPLFLENHSHRGAFSSRSPSGGGPHHHHHHHHHGNAKAKSHHQHSHPEVVVKREPGGHSTPPVDLKIPQVRGMDLSWDPHASDVYSYGAVVMGPGGAENALNRKLRAILPKQNRRTGGGSLGSFLDGSADYWNSDLDQGTSGQPYASSDTEGDPGSKQPRKKRGRYRQYNSEILEEAIAVVMNGKMSVSKAQNIYGIPHSTLEYKVKERLGTLKNPPKKKLKLTMRTEGQDSAAESETTPTATPRDDAPPGPCELNDEQRIKVEFEN
- the lcor gene encoding ligand-dependent corepressor isoform X1, with the translated sequence MYEKEPTCHSTQCVAMLNAFHIPKGVIVKSVKLFCGLLWFLSAHTHTHTHTLTQWPAFLTAVPLTCVCLCARMCFFSPTDCEPEGVLDWSFDENCIFCCLRREKVKEHLAVIPPQALSESEDLKQDTSKINRLEKQAEEFLNAVFYRKAVLPSFSDPHIPLVAREIMQRMIRQFAAEYTSKTSSSQDTPRHPEHARHPQPNGVKDQSLLLPRAASLTPAPAAPLALPGASSPPSPTPGPGLSPDYATAPDAGNGAAASAQNPVLSKLLMADQDSPLDLSVRRPDATETRTEDGVLDLSTKKVPGALGTVLTNSRSYTTSPAVKGRSLRVDHAFQDVEDDDVLLPRNPQNGLMDSHIGSAHPKPPLAHSLSVKEELLSQKHRLHGQPPALSLAGLESSGFLNQRNHGNHGQSHPLLARDGSSWGSSGGKAHRLDSLLKLKQASAAFSDLKDLPLFLENHSHRGAFSSRSPSGGGPHHHHHHHHHGNAKAKSHHQHSHPEVVVKREPGGHSTPPVDLKIPQVRGMDLSWDPHASDVYSYGAVVMGPGGAENALNRKLRAILPKQNRRTGGGSLGSFLDGSADYWNSDLDQGTSGQPYASSDTEGDPGSKQPRKKRGRYRQYNSEILEEAIAVVMNGKMSVSKAQNIYGIPHSTLEYKVKERLGTLKNPPKKKLKLTMRTEGQDSAAESETTPTATPRDDAPPGPCELNDEQRIKVEFEN
- the lcor gene encoding ligand-dependent corepressor isoform X2 — translated: MYEKEPTCHSTQCVAMLNAFHIPKGVIVKSVKLFCGLLWFLSAHTHTHTHTLTQWPAFLTAVPLTCVCLCARMCFFSPTDCEPEGVLDWSFDENCIFCCLRREKVKEHLAVIPPQALSESEDLKQDTSKINRLEKQAEEFLNAVFYRKVLPSFSDPHIPLVAREIMQRMIRQFAAEYTSKTSSSQDTPRHPEHARHPQPNGVKDQSLLLPRAASLTPAPAAPLALPGASSPPSPTPGPGLSPDYATAPDAGNGAAASAQNPVLSKLLMADQDSPLDLSVRRPDATETRTEDGVLDLSTKKVPGALGTVLTNSRSYTTSPAVKGRSLRVDHAFQDVEDDDVLLPRNPQNGLMDSHIGSAHPKPPLAHSLSVKEELLSQKHRLHGQPPALSLAGLESSGFLNQRNHGNHGQSHPLLARDGSSWGSSGGKAHRLDSLLKLKQASAAFSDLKDLPLFLENHSHRGAFSSRSPSGGGPHHHHHHHHHGNAKAKSHHQHSHPEVVVKREPGGHSTPPVDLKIPQVRGMDLSWDPHASDVYSYGAVVMGPGGAENALNRKLRAILPKQNRRTGGGSLGSFLDGSADYWNSDLDQGTSGQPYASSDTEGDPGSKQPRKKRGRYRQYNSEILEEAIAVVMNGKMSVSKAQNIYGIPHSTLEYKVKERLGTLKNPPKKKLKLTMRTEGQDSAAESETTPTATPRDDAPPGPCELNDEQRIKVEFEN